The Chryseobacterium glaciei DNA window CCGCCAATGCTGTATGTTTTTGCGATATCACTCCATCTTTGGGTTCGTACCAAATCAAACCATCTGTAACCTTCGCCATAATATTCTCTTGATCTTTCAGCTAAAATATAGTCGATTGTAATGGTTGAAGGCGTTGCAGCGATCATTGCACCACTGTTATCTTCTATTTTTGCTACATTTCCGTTGTTGTCCCAACGCCATTTTCCGGCTCTAGCTCTGATCACATTAAGTAAATCTCTTGGGCTCATTGCTCCGGAAGCTCCTTTTACCGCTGCTTCTGCTGCTATGAAATAGAATTCTGAGAATTTTGCAATAGGAAACGGACGTGTAATTCCTCCATTTGGCTGTCCAAGTCCAGTTCCGTTATCGGTTCTGTAGGTTCCTATTTTCCAAAGATTTGGATAGGCGTATCTGCTGATTCCGCTTGGAGCGATCACATAATCTGCTCTTCCCGGAAGAACACCTGCGCCGACATTGCTTTTGTAAACTGAATTAGAATAATCAATAGTTTGTGCCGGATCGTCATTTAAGAACGTAAGAATCGCGCTTCCCGGCTGTACAGGTAATCCGTTGGCATTGTATAATGTTGGCGTTGAAATTCCGGCTTTGTTCCAGTTTCCGCGGAAAGTTGTTACAAAAGTACCGTCATATCTTGAATCCTGCGTTTTATTAGCAAATGTATTTTTCACCACTTCAATGGTTGGAGCCATCGTTTTCCAAGGTCTTCCGTAAGCCTGAGCAGCTTCTCTTTGTACAGTTCTGATAGGAGAACCTGTCCATAATGGGCTTTGAGAACTTTCAAGAAACGTATAATCCCAAGTCGTCATCCAAACTGCAAAATTTCCGGGAGAAGATCCTGTGTTGTAGGAATGGCTTGATCCATCATAATATTCGCTTGATTCTGTGTGATCTGCATAAAGAAGCATTTCCTTATTTCTATCATTTTGAGCTAAATTCACATCATAATACGTTGACTGTAAACCGTATGCTCCCGGTGCATTGATGCCTTCCAACGCAATATCATAAGCTTGTTGGAAATACCATTGCGGATTGTGACCGTTGGGATCTACTCTATCCGTCTGAGGATAGGTCGGAATTCCGTTTGGATTCTGAAGCCACCATCCATAAGTAAGATAAGCTTTAGCCAAAAACAATCTTGCAACAGTTTTCGTAACTCCGCCTGTAACACGAGCGCCAACAGGCAGATCCTGAACAGCTTTTATTAAATCCGGAAATATTACTTTAGTATAAACCTCAGAAACTGTATTTCTTTTTGAACCTCTGAAAGTACTGATATTGAAAGTCAATTCTCCTGAACCCAAGTCTAAAGGAACTCCTCCAAATGTCTGAGCCAACATAAAATAATCAAATGCTCTGAAGAATCTTGCTTCTGCAATAATAGCATCCGAGACACCAACTCCAGAACCTTTTTGAATAACTCCGTTGGCGGTATTGATATTTCTGAAAGCATTATTCCACAAAACATCGGCACGGCTGGAAGAAGGTGTTAAATTTCCCGCTCCGGACATGTCCATATCCTTGAAATTATTGTCTCCGGCGTGACCGTAAGTGTATTCGTCGGTTCCTGTTTCGCAGGCATTTAACCAATATCCATTTCCGTAAATGTATCGTAAATGGGCGTACATCGAGGTAACTCCTCCTAAAACTCCTGATTCGGTCTCAAAATATTCCGGTGTATAAATATTTCTCGGTTCTTCTTCCAATATATCTGAACAGCTTGAAAGTACTACGGTGCATAGCAAAATTTTTGCGGCTGTATTTATTCTGAACTTTTTCATTTGATTAATTTTTAGAATGTTAAGTTTAAACCAATCATATAGTTTCTAAGAGACGGTGTATTGGTTCCGATGGTTAAGAATCTTGATGGAATCTCGTTGCTTACCGCCTGATTTTCGTTCCCGTAGGAATTCGTTTCCGGATCCATTCCTGAAGCTTTATGATAAGGAGAGAAAAATACAAATGGATTGGTGACTGTTGTATACAATCTCATTTTGCTGATTCCCGCTTTTTTGAACACTCCCTGCGTGAAATTATATCCCAAAGTAATCGTTCTGATCTTAAGATATGAAGCATCAAAATAAGCTAAAGTACTTCCATATCTTGGATTATTATTGCTTTGATAATGTCCCGGTCTTGGGTAATAGGCATCGGTATTTTCGGGAGTCCAGTAATCAACGTCTACGTTGTTTCTTCTTCCGCTTAACATATTCAGATAACCTGTATTTCCGTACAATGTGCTGATCAAAATACCTCCGCTTTTGAAAGCTCCAACAATGCTTAGATCAAAGTTTTTGTATGCCAATCTGGTATTAAATCCACCCTGAAAATCAGGATCTGTATTTAAAATCTGTCTGTCTTCAGCGTTGATAGCTCTCACAGGCGATCCATCTGGATTATAAGCTCCTGTATATAAAACTTTAATGGAGCCGATTGCTTCTCCCGGAATATTGGTAGGTTCCAGAATATTCATATAAGGATCACCTGCCTGCCACAATCCTGTATACTGATAATCATAAATTGAATTGATTGAACTTCCCACAAACCACCAGTTGGCAACATCTCTTGTAGCTCCCGAAGACAATGAGGTAATTTTATTTTTGTTTGAATAAAAGTTCACCCCGAAATCCCATGAAAAACCATTTGGATTACTGATAATCGCTCCATTTAATGATATTTCAATTCCTTTATTGCTTGTAGATCCTACATTTCCGGTGTAGCTTCCTACTCCAGAAGTTGCCGGTAATTTAACATCCAACAATAAATTTTTCGTATTCGTTGTATAATATTCTACCGTACCTGTTAATCTATTGCCGAACAATCCGAAATCCAACCCATAATTAAGCGTTTCCGAAAACTCCCAACCCAATTTTGAATTTGGCAGCGTAGAAACATAAGTTCCGATTGCATTGGTATTTCCAAAGTTATAAGGTTCTGTGGTTAAACGTCCAAAAGTAGAATAAGGAGCCACAGCCTGATTGGAAGTTTCTCCATATCCAAAACGAAGCTTTAAATTATTAATAACTTTTGAATCTTTTAAGAAATTCTCTTTAGCAACATTCCAACCCGCTGAAAAAGCGTTATAGATATTCCACTGATATCCCGGCGCCAATACTGAAGAAGCATCTCCTCTGATGGAAGCCGTAAACATATATTTTCCGTCGTATTCGTACATTACACGTCCCATCCAGGACTTAAGACCTCTTTTGTAATAGCCTTGATTATCAGGATTAATGGTAATTTCCCCCTGAGCGTGACCAAGATTGTAAAACTGAAACTGATCCGTCGGAATATCTCTTGCCGTGATGTATGAACTGTTAAATGTTCTCTGTTCCTGAGACTGTAAAGCAACGACATTTACTTTATGCTTGCTTGCAAAAGTTCTGTCGTACGTTAAGATATTTTCGTTTACCCAATGCGTCAATAAAGAATTTCCGATGGAAGCCGTGGATAAATTATTAGGCTCTGAGCTGAAAACTCCTTCTCCTGTGTAACTTCCTGTATTTGTCGTTTTAAAGTTTAAACCAACATTTGTTCTTAATGTCAAACCTTTCACCCATGGAATTTTAAATTCTCCGAAGAAATTATTATAAGAACTGAAAGAAATTGCTTTATCAATCCACGCATCTCCTAAATTTTCGATGCCGTCTCTTGTGTACACATATTGAGTATCTGCGGACATCACAATGCGCTCTTTTTGACTTCCATCTGCTCTGTAAGGATTCGCAACAGGAGTTGAGCTCAATGTATTGTAAAGCCCAAGATTACTGCCTTTATTTACTGTATAAGCATTGTTTGTCGTGATCCCAACCCGGAAATATTTACCCAAATCCTGATCTAGACTTCCTCTTAGATTAAATCTTTCAAAATTTTGTCCGGGAAGAACAGATTGCTCGTTGTAATAGCTCATTCCAAAGTTGTACGAACTTTTTTCAGTACCTCCGGAAATGCCAAGATCATGATTGGTAACGATTCCGTTTTTATACATTAAATCCTGCCAATCGGTATTGGTATCTCTTGATTCATCGGCTCCGTATTGCGTGAAAAGCCCGGCATCATCACGAAGTTTCATGAATTTTTGCGCATCCATCATCGGATATTTAGAAAAAACAGATGTAATTCCTGTATAGGTATTATAACTAAAGGTTGCTCTCTGATTTTTTCGCCCTGTTTTAGTTGTAATTAAAATTACTCCATTCGCTCCACGAGATCCATAAATTGCCGTTGCAGAAGCGTCTTTCAGGATATCCATACTCTGAATATCGTTCGGGCTGATATCTGCCAATGATCCCGGAAAAGGAATTCCGTCCAATACAATTAACGGATCGTTATCTGCCGTCAGAGAACGCGTTCCTCTGATTCTGATCTGCATCGGAGCTCCAGGTTTACTGGAAGTCTGTGCAATATCAACTCCGGCTATTCTTCCCTGTAATGCCTGACTCACATTCGCAGAAGGCACTTCTCTCATCACATCACCTTTCACAGAGGCTACAGATCCCGTTACGGATTCTTTTCTCTGTTTTCCATATCCTATTATAACAACCTCATCTATCTTCTTCTCTTTTTCAACAGTATCTTTTTTAACCTGGGAATACGCTAAGCCAGAAGGCAATAAAGCCATTGCAAAAAACAATGCAGCCTTATTTGTTTTGGCAAAATAAAATCGGTTCATAATTATTATTTTTAAAAATTAGGGTTGAATAAAAAGGCCGTTAGTAATGATCAATGTTGAAAATCCTTAGTGTTTAGCAGCCCTTTTACTGATATTAGATATACATGTTTACGATCGCTTCAAACAATTCCTGTTTTCCGCTTTTTGGCTGAGGTTCGCCTGTTTCGTGGGCGATTCTCTGAAGATCTTCCAATGTAAGATTTCCGGTTTCGAAAGCTTTACCGTTTCCGTTATCAAACGAAGAATAACGATCTGTTCTTAATTTTTTATAATCTGAATTTTCAAGAATATCGGCAGCGGCCAAAAGTCCTTTTGCGAAAACATCCATTCCGGAAATATGAGAGATAAATAAATCTTCCGGATCGGTAGAATTTCTTCTGATCTTCGCATCAAAATTAACTCCGCCATTTCCTAAACCTCCCGCCGGAAGAAGCACCAACCAAGCCTGAACCATATCATAATAATCGATCGGGAACTGATCTGTATCCCAACCATTCTGATAATCTCCGCGGTTTGCATCGATACTTCCTAAAAGTCCTGCATCAACAGCAGCCTGAAGTTCATGTTCGAAAGTATGACCCGCCAATGTTGCATGGTTTACTTCGATATTTAATTTAAAATCTTTATCTAAACCGTAATGTCTTAAAAATCCGATTACCGTTTCAGAATCGTAGTCGTACTGGTGTTTTGTAGGCTCCATCGGTTTTGGTTCAATTAAAAAAGTACCTTTAAAACCTTGCTGACGGGCATAATCACGAGACATTGAAAGAAAACGTGCCAAATGATCTTTTTCACGCTTCATATCTGTGTTTAAAAGGCTCATGTAACCTTCTCTTCCGCCCCAGAAAACGTAATTTTCTCCACCAAGAGCGATTGTTGCATCAATAGAATTTTTAACCTGAGTTCCGGCACAAGCAACTACGTCAAAATTTGGATTGGTAGAAGCTCCGTTCATGTATCTTTCATGTGTAAAAACGTTGGCTGTTCCCCATAAAAGCTTGATTCCCGTTTCCTGTTGTTTTTGTTTTGCATATTCAACAACAGCCTGAAGATTTTTTTCGTAATCTTTCCAATTGTTGGCAGGATCTACCAAGTCAATATCGTGGAAACAGTAATATTGGAAACCTATTTTAGACATAAATTCAAAACCTGCATCCATTTTTTGCATTGCTCTGGAAACCGCATCATTTCCTGCATCCCAAGGGTGGTGAATTGTTGGTCCTCCAAATGGATCGCTTCCGTTTGCGCATAGCGTGTGCCACCAAGCCATTGCAAAACGTGTCCAGTCTTTCATGGGTTTTCCCATAATTATTTTTTCAGCGTCATAATAGCGAAATGCCATTGGATTTCGGCTTTCTTTACCTTCAAATTTGATTTGATCTATTCCCGGAAAATATTCCTTAGTGTTTGTTAAAGTGCTCATATATTTTGTTTTAATTTTTGATTTAATTTTAAAATTTGTTGTAGGAATTCCCTGCTCACTGATTTTGAAAAGTCAGTAAGAACAATGGAAAGATCCGTTGTAAGGTGGATTATACTATTTCATTAAGATGCTTTGTCCATCTTGAGTAGGCTTCTAAATATTGATCTCTTTTTTCGTGTTCAGGCTCGATGACGGCAATTTTTTCAAGGGAAGAAAAGGCTTCTTTAGAATCAACATAAAAACCTATTCCCATTCCGGCAGCTCTTGCGGCTCCTACAGCTCCGTCTGTATCGTAAAGCTCAATCACCGCATTACTCACACTGGAAAGCGTTTGACGGAAAATCGAACTTAAAAACATATTGGCATTTCCTGCGCGAATCACCTGAATATCCATGCCGATATTTCTCATGATATCCATTCCATATTCGTAGGAAAATACGATTCCCTCCTGCGCTGCGCGAAGAATATCTCCTTTTGAGTGGATATTAAAATTAATTCCGTGCATCGAACAGCTTGTATCTTTATTTTCTAATACTCTTTCTGCTCCGTTTCCGAAAGGAATGATGCTTAAGCCTTTAGAACCGATGGGTGAAAGTGAAGCCAAATCGTTCATATCTCCGTAAGAAGACAATGAGGTCGCAAAATTGTGTTTTAACCAAGAATTTAGAATTCCTGTTCCGTTGATGCATAATAAAACGCCTAATCTTGTCTGTTCCGGAGTGTAATTAACGTGTGCAAACGTATTTACTCTTGATAATTTATCATATTCAAGCTGATCTAAAACCCCATAAACAACACCTGAAGTTCCTGCTGTAGAAGCAATTTCCCCCGGATTGAAGACATTTAATGACAATGCATTATTCGGTTGATCTCCCGCTCTGTAAGAAATCGGCGTTCCTTCTTTTAAGCCTAATTCCTGAGCAGCTGTAGCTGAAACAGTCGCCTGAATCCCAAAAGTCGGGATAATTTCAGGGAAAAAGCTTTTCGGAATCCCATAATAATTGATGACATCTTCTGAGATACAATTGTTTTTAAAATCCCAGAAAATTCCTTCTGATAAACCTTCAATCGTCATTCCAATTTCACCTGAAAGTCTCATGGCGATGTAATCTCCCGGAAGCATTATTTTATC harbors:
- a CDS encoding xylulokinase, whose amino-acid sequence is MYLLGYDIGSSSVKVCLIEASSGKIIASDFSPKKEMKITAVNPGWAEQNPTDWWLNLKLAHEAVMHESGINAEDIKGIGITWQMHGLILVDKDQNLLRPSIIWCDSRAVPYGEKAFKEIGEEKCLSHLLNSPGNFTASKLAWVKENEPEIFEKIDKIMLPGDYIAMRLSGEIGMTIEGLSEGIFWDFKNNCISEDVINYYGIPKSFFPEIIPTFGIQATVSATAAQELGLKEGTPISYRAGDQPNNALSLNVFNPGEIASTAGTSGVVYGVLDQLEYDKLSRVNTFAHVNYTPEQTRLGVLLCINGTGILNSWLKHNFATSLSSYGDMNDLASLSPIGSKGLSIIPFGNGAERVLENKDTSCSMHGINFNIHSKGDILRAAQEGIVFSYEYGMDIMRNIGMDIQVIRAGNANMFLSSIFRQTLSSVSNAVIELYDTDGAVGAARAAGMGIGFYVDSKEAFSSLEKIAVIEPEHEKRDQYLEAYSRWTKHLNEIV
- a CDS encoding SusC/RagA family TonB-linked outer membrane protein yields the protein MNRFYFAKTNKAALFFAMALLPSGLAYSQVKKDTVEKEKKIDEVVIIGYGKQRKESVTGSVASVKGDVMREVPSANVSQALQGRIAGVDIAQTSSKPGAPMQIRIRGTRSLTADNDPLIVLDGIPFPGSLADISPNDIQSMDILKDASATAIYGSRGANGVILITTKTGRKNQRATFSYNTYTGITSVFSKYPMMDAQKFMKLRDDAGLFTQYGADESRDTNTDWQDLMYKNGIVTNHDLGISGGTEKSSYNFGMSYYNEQSVLPGQNFERFNLRGSLDQDLGKYFRVGITTNNAYTVNKGSNLGLYNTLSSTPVANPYRADGSQKERIVMSADTQYVYTRDGIENLGDAWIDKAISFSSYNNFFGEFKIPWVKGLTLRTNVGLNFKTTNTGSYTGEGVFSSEPNNLSTASIGNSLLTHWVNENILTYDRTFASKHKVNVVALQSQEQRTFNSSYITARDIPTDQFQFYNLGHAQGEITINPDNQGYYKRGLKSWMGRVMYEYDGKYMFTASIRGDASSVLAPGYQWNIYNAFSAGWNVAKENFLKDSKVINNLKLRFGYGETSNQAVAPYSTFGRLTTEPYNFGNTNAIGTYVSTLPNSKLGWEFSETLNYGLDFGLFGNRLTGTVEYYTTNTKNLLLDVKLPATSGVGSYTGNVGSTSNKGIEISLNGAIISNPNGFSWDFGVNFYSNKNKITSLSSGATRDVANWWFVGSSINSIYDYQYTGLWQAGDPYMNILEPTNIPGEAIGSIKVLYTGAYNPDGSPVRAINAEDRQILNTDPDFQGGFNTRLAYKNFDLSIVGAFKSGGILISTLYGNTGYLNMLSGRRNNVDVDYWTPENTDAYYPRPGHYQSNNNPRYGSTLAYFDASYLKIRTITLGYNFTQGVFKKAGISKMRLYTTVTNPFVFFSPYHKASGMDPETNSYGNENQAVSNEIPSRFLTIGTNTPSLRNYMIGLNLTF
- the xylA gene encoding xylose isomerase, encoding MSTLTNTKEYFPGIDQIKFEGKESRNPMAFRYYDAEKIIMGKPMKDWTRFAMAWWHTLCANGSDPFGGPTIHHPWDAGNDAVSRAMQKMDAGFEFMSKIGFQYYCFHDIDLVDPANNWKDYEKNLQAVVEYAKQKQQETGIKLLWGTANVFTHERYMNGASTNPNFDVVACAGTQVKNSIDATIALGGENYVFWGGREGYMSLLNTDMKREKDHLARFLSMSRDYARQQGFKGTFLIEPKPMEPTKHQYDYDSETVIGFLRHYGLDKDFKLNIEVNHATLAGHTFEHELQAAVDAGLLGSIDANRGDYQNGWDTDQFPIDYYDMVQAWLVLLPAGGLGNGGVNFDAKIRRNSTDPEDLFISHISGMDVFAKGLLAAADILENSDYKKLRTDRYSSFDNGNGKAFETGNLTLEDLQRIAHETGEPQPKSGKQELFEAIVNMYI
- a CDS encoding RagB/SusD family nutrient uptake outer membrane protein, which gives rise to MKKFRINTAAKILLCTVVLSSCSDILEEEPRNIYTPEYFETESGVLGGVTSMYAHLRYIYGNGYWLNACETGTDEYTYGHAGDNNFKDMDMSGAGNLTPSSSRADVLWNNAFRNINTANGVIQKGSGVGVSDAIIAEARFFRAFDYFMLAQTFGGVPLDLGSGELTFNISTFRGSKRNTVSEVYTKVIFPDLIKAVQDLPVGARVTGGVTKTVARLFLAKAYLTYGWWLQNPNGIPTYPQTDRVDPNGHNPQWYFQQAYDIALEGINAPGAYGLQSTYYDVNLAQNDRNKEMLLYADHTESSEYYDGSSHSYNTGSSPGNFAVWMTTWDYTFLESSQSPLWTGSPIRTVQREAAQAYGRPWKTMAPTIEVVKNTFANKTQDSRYDGTFVTTFRGNWNKAGISTPTLYNANGLPVQPGSAILTFLNDDPAQTIDYSNSVYKSNVGAGVLPGRADYVIAPSGISRYAYPNLWKIGTYRTDNGTGLGQPNGGITRPFPIAKFSEFYFIAAEAAVKGASGAMSPRDLLNVIRARAGKWRWDNNGNVAKIEDNSGAMIAATPSTITIDYILAERSREYYGEGYRWFDLVRTQRWSDIAKTYSIGGTAVGNHTAQTYTRNIPNYLYLRPIPQGQMDAMDMSSSELAAYQNPGY